In the Mycolicibacter sp. MU0102 genome, one interval contains:
- the lpqB gene encoding MtrAB system accessory lipoprotein LpqB, producing the protein MRRNRIATRLLAVAALVGALAGCAGVPSTSAPQAIGTVEAPPPSVLPKPTPGMDPDVLLREFLKATADPANRHRAARQFLTQEASDSWDDAGSALLIDNVVFVETRSAGRVAVTMRADMLGSLSDMGVFETAEGALPAPEPIELLKTSDGWRIDRLPNGVFLDWQQFQATYKRNTLYFVDPTGKTVVPDPRYVAVSDPDQLATELVSKLIAGPRPEMAGVRNLLSPPVRLRGPVTRADGGKSGVGRGYGGAKIDLDSLSATDPNTRKLLAAQLIWTLARADIKGPYVIDADGAALDDRFPDGWTTSDVATTDPGASDGAGAGIHALVGGSLLVLDGQQANRVPGAFGREPDQESCALSRNGRQVASVVVHPGDPEATLWIGDLGGEAVQAAEGHTLSRPSWSLDEAVWVVVDGNNVLRAIQEVATGRPARIPVDSGAVSARFPGPISELQLSRDGTRAAMVIGGQVILAGVEQMPGGQFVLHYPRRLGFGLGSSAVSLSWRTGDDIVVSRSDPKHPVSYVNIDGVNSDAPNGNLQLPVSTIVADPSTVYVADPRGVLALSSAAAEDEQSWSPLGPFMVSGALPVLPG; encoded by the coding sequence ATGCGCCGCAACAGGATTGCGACACGGCTGTTGGCCGTGGCGGCGCTGGTCGGCGCGCTGGCGGGCTGCGCCGGGGTGCCCAGCACCTCAGCGCCGCAGGCGATCGGGACGGTGGAGGCGCCGCCGCCGTCAGTGCTGCCCAAGCCCACCCCGGGCATGGATCCCGATGTGCTGCTGCGGGAATTCCTCAAGGCGACCGCCGATCCGGCCAACCGGCACCGGGCGGCGCGCCAGTTCCTCACCCAGGAGGCGTCGGACTCCTGGGACGACGCCGGTAGCGCGTTGCTGATCGACAATGTGGTGTTCGTCGAGACGCGCAGTGCCGGCCGGGTTGCGGTCACGATGCGCGCCGACATGCTGGGGTCGCTGTCGGACATGGGGGTGTTCGAGACCGCCGAGGGCGCCCTGCCGGCCCCGGAGCCGATCGAACTGCTCAAGACTTCCGACGGCTGGCGTATCGACCGGCTGCCCAACGGGGTATTCCTGGACTGGCAGCAGTTCCAGGCGACTTACAAGCGCAACACGCTCTACTTCGTCGACCCGACCGGCAAGACGGTGGTTCCCGACCCCCGCTACGTGGCGGTGTCCGACCCCGACCAGTTGGCGACCGAACTGGTGTCCAAGCTGATCGCCGGCCCCCGCCCCGAGATGGCCGGGGTGCGCAACCTGCTGTCGCCGCCAGTGCGACTGCGCGGGCCGGTGACTCGCGCGGACGGGGGCAAGAGCGGGGTTGGCCGCGGCTACGGTGGCGCGAAGATCGACCTGGACAGCTTGTCGGCGACCGACCCGAACACCAGAAAATTGCTTGCCGCGCAACTCATCTGGACGCTGGCCCGAGCTGATATCAAGGGTCCCTACGTGATTGACGCCGACGGTGCGGCGCTCGACGACCGGTTCCCCGACGGGTGGACCACCTCGGATGTGGCCACCACCGATCCGGGCGCCTCCGATGGAGCCGGTGCGGGGATACATGCGCTGGTGGGTGGTTCGCTGCTGGTGCTGGATGGGCAGCAGGCCAACCGGGTGCCGGGCGCGTTCGGCCGCGAGCCCGATCAGGAGTCGTGCGCGCTGTCGCGCAATGGCCGCCAAGTGGCCTCGGTGGTGGTGCACCCCGGTGACCCGGAGGCCACCCTGTGGATCGGTGATCTCGGCGGCGAGGCGGTGCAGGCGGCTGAGGGGCACACCCTGTCGCGGCCCAGCTGGTCGCTGGACGAAGCCGTGTGGGTGGTGGTCGACGGCAACAACGTGCTGCGGGCCATCCAGGAAGTCGCAACGGGCCGCCCGGCCCGGATCCCGGTGGACTCCGGGGCGGTCTCCGCGCGGTTCCCCGGCCCGATCAGCGAGCTGCAACTGTCCCGCGACGGCACCCGGGCGGCCATGGTGATCGGCGGACAGGTGATCCTGGCCGGTGTCGAGCAGATGCCGGGCGGCCAGTTCGTGCTGCACTACCCGCGCCGGCTGGGTTTCGGGCTGGGGTCCTCGGCGGTGTCGCTGAGCTGGCGCACCGGCGACGACATCGTGGTGAGCCGATCCGATCCCAAGCATCCGGTGTCCTACGTCAACATCGACGGGGTCAACTCCGATGCGCCCAACGGCAACCTGCAGCTGCCGGTGTCGACGATCGTCGCCGACCCGTCCACGGTCTATGTGGCCGACCCGCGCGGCGTGCTCGCGCTGTCGTCCGCGGCGGCCGAGGACGAGCAGAGCTGGTCGCCGCTGGGGCCGTTCATGGTGAGTGGCGCGCTGCCGGTACTGCCGGGCTGA